A section of the Castanea sativa cultivar Marrone di Chiusa Pesio chromosome 12, ASM4071231v1 genome encodes:
- the LOC142618736 gene encoding uncharacterized protein LOC142618736 produces the protein MEKESERQQEQEQEDKKVCKRCHQNYTPSSNTPSSCRFHPSFFVCRRHDDQKRYYELGPNDPPYAAKFYDCCGAEDPEASGCTTALHVSYDDD, from the exons ATggagaaagagagtgagaggCAGCAGGAACAGGAACAGGAAGACAAGAAAGTATGCAAAAGGTGCCATCAAAACTACACTCCTTCATCTAACACACCTTCCTCATGCCGCTTCCACCCTTCTTTCTTCGTCTGTCGTCGCCATGACGATCAGAAAAG GTACTATGAATTGGGACCCAATGATCCGCCGTATGCTGCCAAGTTCTATGACTGTTGTGGGGCTGAGGACCCTGAGGCATCTGGCTGCACCACTGCTTTACATGTTTCTTATGATGATGATTGA